From the Musa acuminata AAA Group cultivar baxijiao chromosome BXJ1-2, Cavendish_Baxijiao_AAA, whole genome shotgun sequence genome, one window contains:
- the LOC103969314 gene encoding glyoxysomal fatty acid beta-oxidation multifunctional protein MFP-a: MANKGRAEMEVGADGVALITIVNPPVNSLSIDVLLSLKDNYEQALSRDDVKAIVITGAKGKFSGGFDITAFGGVQGGSTEQPKIGYISIDLLTDTLEGARKPSVAAIDGLALGGGLEVAMACHARISTSTAQLGLPELQLGVIPGFGGTQRLPRLVGLTKGLEMILLSKPVKGEEAYKLGLVDALVPRDELVKTARFWALEIAACRKPWIRSLYKTDKLESLGDAREILKFARAQAQKQAANLQHPLVCIDVIEEGIVSGPRAGLWKEAHSFQTLLLSETCKSLIHVFFAQRATSKVPGITDLGLMPRKITKVGILGGGLMGSGIATALILSSYPVILKEVNENFLKAGIDRVKANLQSRVRKGKMTQDKCERTLSLLTGVLDYESFKDVDLVIEAVIENVSLKQQIFADLEKYCSPNCVLATNTSTIDLNLVGEKTKSRDRIVGAHFFSPAHVMPLLEIVRTHETSPQVVVDLLDVGKKIRKTPIVVGNCTGFAVNRMFFPYTQSALLFVDYGLDVYKIDRACTKFGMPMGPFRVADLVGFGVAVATGMQYLQSFPERVYKSMLMSIMVEDKRTGEATRKGFYKYDGKRKASPDPELMKYIEKSRNMAGVTPNPELMKLLDKDIVEMVFFPVVNEACRVLDEGIAVKASDLDIASIMGMGFPPYRGGIMFWADTLGANYIFERLEAWSKMYGDFFKPCSYLTERAAKGIPLSAPANQTRARL; encoded by the exons ATGGCGAACAAGGGGAGAGCGGAGATGGAGGTGGGAGCCGACGGCGTCGCCCTCATTACCATCGTCAACCCTCCTGTCAATTCCCTTTCCATCGACG TACTGTTGAGTTTGAAAGATAACTATGAGCAAGCTCTGAGCAGAGATGATGTGAAAGCAATTGTCATCACAG GTGCAAAGGGGAAATTCTCAGGGGGTTTTGACATCACTGCTTTTGGTGGTGTTCAAGGGGGAAGTA CCGAGCAACCAAAAATTGGCTATATTTCAATAGATTTACTGACTGACACTCTAGAAG GTGCAAGAAAACCATCAGTAGCTGCTATAGATGGGCTAGCTCTTGGTGGTGGATTGGAAGTTGCAATG GCATGCCATGCTCGCATTTCGACTTCAACAGCTCAATTAGGCCTGCCAGAACTTCAACTTGGAGTTATCCCAGGGTTTGGAG GAACACAGCGCCTTCCACGCCTTGTTGGACTTACAAAAGGACTcgaaatgattttg CTATCCAAGCCAGTAAAAGGAGAGGAAGCTTATAAGCTAGGTCTTGTTGATGCTCTCGTTCCACGTGATGAATTGGTGAAGACAGCTCGCTTTTGGGCTCTGGAAATTGCTGCATGTAGGAAGCCATGGATCAGGAGTCTTTACAAAACTGACAAGTTAGAATCCCTTGGAGATGCAAGGGAAATACTTAAGTTTGCTAGAGCTCAAGCTCAAAAGCAGGCTGCCAATCTCCAACACCCTTTGGTTTGTATTGATGTAATTGAAGAAGGTATAGTCTCAGGTCCTCGTGCTGGACTGTGGAAG GAAGCACACTCTTTCCAAACACTTCTTTTATCCGAGACTTGCAAGAGCTTGATTCATGTCTTCTTTGCACAACGTGCAACCTCAAAG GTTCCTGGGATTACTGACTTGGGTTTGATGCCCAGAAAGATTACTAAAGTTGGCATTCTTGGAGGAGGCTTAATGGGCTCTGGAATCGCCACTGCACTAATACTGAGCAGTTACCCTGTGATACTTAAAGAAGTAAATGAGAACTTCTTAAAGGCAGGCATAGACAGAGTTAAAG CCAATTTGCAGAGTCGTGTCAGGAAAGGGAAAATGACACAAGATAAGTGTGAGAGAACCCTCTCTCTATTGACAGGTGTTCTTGATTACGAAAGCTTTAAAGATGTGGATTTGGTCATTGAG GCAGTCATCGAGAATGTGTCCTTAAAACAGCAAATATTTGCTGATCTAGAGAAATATTGCTCTCCCAATTGTGTCCTTGCTACTAATACTTCAACAATTGATCTCAACTTAGTTGGAGAGAAGACCAAGTCTCGAGATCGAATTGTAGGTGCACATTTTTTCAG TCCTGCTCATGTTATGCCACTTCTAGAAATAGTCCGGACTCATGAAACATCTCCACAAGTTGTTGTTGATCTGCTGGATGTTGGGAAAAAGATTCGTAAAACTCCCATTGTTGTTGGGAACTGTACTGGATTTGCTGTTAATAGAATGTTCTTTCCATACACCCAATCAGCTCTCTTATTTGTTGATTATGGTCTTGATGTGTATAAGATTGATCGTGCATGCACCAAATTTGGAATGCCAATGGGCCCTTTCAG AGTTGCTGATCTGGTTGGTTTTGGAGTTGCAGTTGCTACTGGCATGCAATACCTTCAGAGCTTTCCTGAAAGAGTCTATAAGTCAATGCTAATGTCAATTATGGTTGAGGATAAGAGGACAG GTGAAGCTACACGCAAGGGGTTTTATAAATATGATGGCAAACGAAAGGCCAGTCCTGACCCTGAACTAATgaaatacattgagaaatcaAGGAACATGGCTGGTGTTACTCCTAATCCTGAG TTGATGAAGTTACTGGATAAGGATATCGTGGAAATGGTTTTCTTCCCAGTCGTTAATGAGGCTTGTCGTGTTCTTGATGAGGGTATTGCTGTCAAGGCATCAGACCTCGACATTGCTTCCATCATGGGCATGGGTTTTCCTCCTTACAG GGGTGGCATAATGTTTTGGGCTGACACTCTTGGGGCAAATTATATTTTTGAAAGACTTGAGGCATGGTCAAAGATGTATGGCGATTTCTTCAAGCCTTGCTCCTACCTGACCGAGAGGGCAGCCAAGGGCATACCTTTG AGTGCCCCAGCCAATCAGACCAGGGCTCGGCTATAG
- the LOC135596667 gene encoding protein LURP-one-related 8-like: protein MEATEGGNNNEKEKKEENAMEDRVGDGGRRAATRRSGEFFPELCSPAPVRLTVWCKSLLFNSHGYTVYDDADGRMVFRVDNYAHNWRQQAVLMDCAGHVLLTVRRCRKILNLKESWEAYKGDKDVEDMVREQSPLFKATKDLGSHSCTISMFTQDGFQPLLGYRMSWSREKECSKIYQSAANTLVAEVSRKYGSMAKKLLDKDVLTLRVQPGMDQALAMAMIMITNSMG from the exons ATGGAGGCCACCGAAGGAGGCAACAACAacgagaaggagaagaaagaggagaatgcGATGGAGGATCGGGTGGGTGATGGTGGAAGACGGGCGGCGACGAGGAGAAGCGGGGAGTTCTTCCCGGAGCTATGCTCGCCGGCGCCGGTGCGGCTCACTGTGTGGTGCAAGTCGCTGCTCTTCAACAGCCACGGCTACACCGTTTACGACGACGCCGACGGCCGCATGGTCTTCCGCGTCGACAACTACGCCCACAACTGGCGGCAGCAGGCTGTGCTCATGGACTGCGCCGGCCATGTCCTCCTCACCGTCCGCCGCTGTCGCAAg ATTCTGAACTTGAAGGAGAGTTGGGAGGCTTACAAGGGTGACAAAGATGTTGAAGACATGGTGAGAGAGCAAAGCCCACTGTTCAAAGCAACCAAGGACTTGGGCAGCCACAGCTGCACCATCTCCATGTTCACCCAAGATGGATTCCAGCCATTATTAGGTTATCGAATGAGCTGGTCCCGCGAGAAGGAATGCTCCAAGATCTATCAGTCTGCTGCAAACACACTGGTGGCCGAG gttagtAGGAAATATGGATCCATGGCAAAGAAGCTACTTGACAAGGATGTTCTAACTCTGAGAGTGCAGCCTGGGATGGATCAGGCGTTGGCAATGGCAATGATTATGATCACAAACTCCATGGGATGA